Part of the Quercus robur chromosome 5, dhQueRobu3.1, whole genome shotgun sequence genome, TTTAACTCATTACGGTGGAAAGTGACTTGTTCCCAAAATCACACGTTTCAattttttcagcccaaaaaaaaaaaacaccatttcACAGGCTTGACTTGGCTTTGAACAAATTTGGTAAATCTGCTAACCAAAGAATGGGAGACTATAGAGGCTGTTGCCTTGATGGCCACAGCATGCGAGATGTGGCACCTGTTACACGCAATAATTTTCCCCAAAAGAACTATGGAGCAACGAGAATCGATTGGAATAGAGGATGAGGTCCAAAACTTCCAATCCAACAGAACAAGAACTTcccaatttttttaacaaattgtaAATGGAGCAAATAATAAGTTACCGTCACTATCTTTCTTTGGTGTAACTGTGGTAAATCTGATAAAAAATATAACGTCTTCAAGGTAGAACCATCATAGCTGTCCACCCCAAATTGTTGCACCAATCTGCAggggaaaattttataatagaagCAAGAAAATCACTTGAGTCTTTCGCCGGTAACCACTTATgggtcacttttttttttttttttttaattaaaatgagcAGCTCTTTTCTCCCagattgtgattgtttttaacaATTGTGACAGAACTCTTACTGGATTAGCTCATATACTTAGAAAACAAAGGATTCATTTTGTATCTTTCAAACATCATTATCCGGCATCATCTTGCATTCATTTTCACCAGTTGTATATTCAGTAAATCGCAAATAATAATATGTGAAACTTCAGAAAGCAATGACAAAAGCAAAACATTGTATTTCATCTCAGATTTCTTGCAAATAGAAAGTGGAAATTACGAAAGACTGGGAGTGAACCGATTAGGAAATCCTGGCGTTGATGTACCAAGCATGAATTATGATGGCTTGTAGTATTTTGTTGGTACAAATGGCATTTTTGTGACAACCCCATCATAGGCCTTTCCTCGAATAACTATCTTAACTTTGGTGCCAGCCTTGTGTGATCCTGATTTCACATACCCCATAGCTATATTCTTCTTAAGGCAGGGGCTAAATCCTCCACTGGTGACTTCCCCAATGCCTTTTCCTTTGTCATCCTGAATCTCACTGTGGCTTCTGGGAGGTGGTCCTGAAGAGAAAAACCCAACACGCCTGACAGGTGGACCTGATTCAAGTTGCTTAAGTATCACCTCAGCACCTAGAAAACCACCTTCAGCCCTTCTTCTCTTCCCAATGGCCCATGTGAGTCCTGCCTCTACAGGAGTTACATGTTGTTCCATGTCATTACCATATAAGCAGAGCCCAGCTTCAAGTCGGAGACTGTCTCTAGCACCAAGACCAGTCAACCTTATCTTTCCTTCAGATTTCTCCAAGATTGCTTTGGCAAGATCCAAGGCATTCTCTGAAGGCACTGAGATTTCAAAACCATCTTCACCAGTGTACCTGAAAATCTTGGAAACGAGACAAGGATAATCAACTGTCCTTCACAGCTCTCTCCTACAGATGAGAAAAAACTAAGGTGTATTCATTTATGGGGGAAGATAAGAGCATCAGATATTTAGACCCTATGCTCTTGATAAAAATTCTTTGTTGTGATGTCAAGATGGATGGGTACAAAACAGAACTCAGTCGTGCTTCACTCATCTTCTCATTCAACAGAGAAATACATACAAGCCCTGTAATCAATATAGGACTAAACTGAATATAGAcaaattgtcactatagaaaAGAAACTGAAAAGAAGCATACCCTGTCCTAGTTAGAAAGCAGTGCACTCCATTAATATCCAACATTCGGAACTCTCCAAAGTAAAACTTGCTCAAGTCTTCTTTTGTCAGGTGCTGAAGAGTTGGAGCAGCCAAAGGACCCTGCAACatagaaatcaaagaagcaatatctctcaatcagtttacaTCCATAAGCTCACTTCTTTCCCAAATCATAGCTATATGGTTTGCATGGCTCATACAAATATAAACCAAGTTTCAATTAAACATGAAACCCAGTATCTCTTGCAATTATAACAACTTTCCAggacaatttcaaattttgatgtCAATTCAACATGAAAGATCAAACCCACTACCTTTCAGCTATAGTATTTATGATATCTTGTAGGAGAATTTTATTTTCTGATATAAATAAGGAGACATGAAAAGAGGAAGAGAACaagaaggaacaaagaaaaaacagtgTATAGAGTACTTTTCTGGTTGACAATCTGCTACGCATTTGAGCTGGGCCAATCATATCATAAAAAGTCAACCCATGtaatacaaataaatacaatataaaCCAGAAGGAAATAAGTCCTTGCAGTTTCCTTGGACACTATATCTAGACATACATAAGAACAACTCTGAGTAgctgaaggggaaaaaaagagcaTGAAAATTGCAGCAGCTGACATTCATATTCCaaggtaaataaaaaaaataaaaaccaaggCAAAAACTTAAGACATAGGAGAACATGGAAAGAGGAATCTAGGATTCACCTGGAGAGCAAGAAGAGACCTCTCATCATGTATGTGCCATGAGACATCCCCACCTTTGGCCTTAAATGCCTTCATATGCTCCTCAATGTGAGCCAGATCCTTATCTCTACACCCTGCATTGACGACCAGGTATATGTGATCATCCTTCACCTTTGTAATCACTGAATCATCAATTGCTCCTCCCTTTTCATTTGTAAAGACGGTTAGTGTCCCAGCTCCAGGGGCTAACCCAGCAACATCAGCAATGACAAGCTTTTCAAGGAAAGGTATGCAGTCCTTCCCCTTGAGGCTCAACCCACACATATGGGAGACATCAAAAAGGCTACCATTCTGCCTACAATTCAAGGTAGAATCCATGATTGAGTCCTTGTATTGAATGGGCATGCCCCATCCAGCAAATGGCACCATCTTCCCGCCATTAGCAACATGGAAGTCATAAAGAACTGTCTTTTTGAGCTCTGCTTCTGCGGAAAAGTATCGACGAGCTACAGTCTTCTTATCAGCCTGAGCAAGACGACGGGTCATTGATTGCCCAAGTTGCCACAAACCCCCTCTCATCTTTACAGAAAATACCTGATAGGTGGAATTTGAGGAACTTTCAAATACagccccaccccccaaaaaaggaaaagaatctAAATAGTCTCTAATAAAACGCCAATGGCTTCTCAACagaaacaaaacaatcacaaataaTTTTCATTGTCAGCATAACCCATGGTAGCAACATCCATTTCAAAAAATTGCGTGAAATGTTATACTAACTAAATAAAGAGATTATCCTCATATGTCATGAAAAACAATAAGCCACCATTGAGTACtggatataaaaaaaataaaaataaaaatgccaaaaattccaaaaggGTATTTGGTGGAAACTAATCAATCCACTGCCATCTATACAGCAATTGTACAAGCCAGTTGGTAGCATTGCATTAAGACATGACAATATTCACCAAAATCGTACATAAATGAGGTTAGTTTTTAAAATCACATAAGCCAATTTGTCTTATAGTTATCGTCATCCCATTCCTATTTAAAATGCAATGTCCTCATTTCAAACATTATCAATGCATCATTTTTATCGATTTAATTCAGATATTATTCAGACACCATGTACAGGAAAAACATCAGGATCTCCTCTCAGCTCAATACAATCCCACATAATTGTCATTGGGAAGTTCACAAAACCACCAAAAGCGCCATTGAAATCATAAAATCCAACAAAGAGATAATATCCAATATAAACAATGAGACTCTTTTAAACAATTCAACCTGAACCAGTCACATAGATCTCAAAGACTGTTTCTTTACAAGCTTATAAGAGTAAGCAACCAATGAACTTAATAAAATTGGCATAACATTGAAGCAGAGATGGCCAATCAAAAAACCCACATGACAAATAAGATTTGcaaataaagaatgagaaaaagagagtgagagagcaCTCACAGTCACAGATGTGAATGTTCTTTGTCCTCCGTTGTTCTAAGAAGAAGCAAATCTGAGAGCCCAAAAGAGCATCCctgcacaaaataaaaatactgccttttttaatatatatgtcaaTTGTCTATTTATCTTATACATATAATATtagtaaaattaaataaaaaatgggaaaatgTAAAAAGGGTTGGTGGGTTATGTACTATGTAGCATGTAGTGGGTGGGTGGAGGAAAGGGTTTTCTCTTCCGAATGGAGACAGCCAACAAAATCACATCGTTAGTCAGTGGTAATGGGACTACCAGACGATTACACCTCATCTCACTCTTTCCTTGTTTCTGTTCACATATTTACTTACATTTACATGTACCATGTTTCATGTGTACTTTATATGTATCTGACGGCTGTTACAATGCAGAATCTAACTCAGCCGCTTTAAACCTCTTAGACAAAAGTACACCTCCAAATTTGTAGGAAAAATGTTACCCAAGTTTGGAATCCAAATTCCAAACTCCCCTGATTGAGGAATAAGGTATTCCTAATGTACCATCTTTTTATTTACAATTACATACTTGGTGAACGAAATATTTCATACAAATTAAGATAAATGAcatatttgataatttgatagttaagaCAAAAGAATTAAACTCCGaacatttttgttaaaattactAAGAAGTGTCCATTAAGGAACAAgcctatataaaatttaatttataacatTCTTTAAAATATAAGATTTAAAATGTAAATTCTCACAATTAACTTTGTTGAGATGGACATAATTTCAAGAGTTCAAACGGGGATTATGTGTACTAATGGTGGAGACGAGTTCAGGAGATCAGACTCACTGACTAATGACCTATAAGTTTGTTGAGAGATCGCTGTGGGGGCAGAGAAGgaaataattgagttttttattttttatttttttatttgggagATCCTGCTTAAGTTGGTGAAGTGCTTTTGGCATGTTAATGTTGACCACAATGTCATGTTTGGAGCAACATTTGGCAAGTGAGGATGCGAGATTGTGGTTGGTGGCTTTGTAAATAGTCAAAACAAAGCTATCTAATAGCTTCAAGTGTATTTCTTTTAAGGTATTTACCAAGTGCATTTTATCAATGATTCTAGAAacacaaatatttttacaaaatattttacaactaTCGAGgtaatattttgtaaatgataGATGATAAAGTGATGTAAATGGTGATGAGTTCAAATAAGTACCAATAAGAATCTACCAatgaaattgttataaaaattattgtgtttgaTGTGTTACTCCCATTATATAAAAACTTCATATAACCAATTGCTAAATAGCACAAAATATtctcaaattgtttttttttttttttcaattttaggaAATAGACATATGAAAGGATTTTGAAATTTCCTAATATGTTAACTAACATGAGACATATTTAAAGATGAAATCTACAAACGTAATTTACTTATGATAACATGATTAAACTCAATAAATTTGTAGTTGTAtcgttataaaaaaaaaaaaatgacattttaaaaaacaatcattaattagagagaaaaaacctaattaaatctaatatataatattttcccattaaaatatgtatgtgtgtgtatatatatatctaatttttttaatcaaaaaaaaaaactaataaaattcaACTGGtgtctatttattttgttttacactTTTGATTGGACTCACAGTGGTATGGACCTGATCCATGTTTGTATAACCGCAGTATGGGTCGGGAAAAGGCCCATGACACATACGACAACAAAAACTCGTATGACCATAAGCAATAAATGGAAATCTTTGACAAACTTGAAAGCAACAACGTTGTAAAATAGAACAGCCAGAAATAATTTCCCAAACCAGAGAAATTTTTAGATTCAAAAGCAAGAATCTTTGGAGCCATTCAAAAAATTGGTGGCTTCAGTAAGTGCCATACCCTTACAAGATTCTCTTTCATTCTCTATTACTCTATTCTTGATACtgctctttcttctctctctctctaaaaacctTTTGTCTTGGGTGCTTTTCTATCCATATGAGCTTATCTATACCCTGAAAAGGCAAGTCATATTTACCTCTGTTTTCaggttttatttatatatatatagttctgTGTTTTATTTTGGGAGATGGGTTATGAACAATTATTTGATTTGAGTTTGGTATTAAGAATGATGGATCAAAACTATGAGCTAAAAAATGGGCTCTTGTTAATCTTACGTGTTATGGTATGGACATTTTGTATTTGTCAAGTCTTGTAAAAACAGGTCAATAAGATAGAACATTTTGTCTGTGTGATAGTGTTGCTCTGAATGACACATTGACGATTAAGCTGTGTGTGTTCTGGGatcatttgttttgaattggGAATTTAGAATTATAAGAATATGATGACTTTTGGCTGCGTACTTTTAGTTTTACTGTGTCTATCTGCCAACTCAGTTGAGGAATTAAAAAGGGAAAGGGATTGCAGTATTATCAAAGCAAacattaacaataaataaatcaacTTTTATTGGACATTAATTTAATTGCATAAGATGTAATCAAGTGGATTAGTTCGATTTTCGGGAACTGGGTCTACAGAAGCCTTTGTTCATTTTTTCCTCCACTTGTATTTGAAGATCAAATAGTTCAATTTAAGTTAGAGAGTCCAAAAGGAGTTGAATGCCACACTTGGATCACTAGTGTAGGATATTTGTAGCCATTTTTCTCATGCCAGAATTCTGTACTTTTTGGAGACTTTGATATAGTCCTTGTACTCATTTTGGTGTTTGCTTTtgtctattctttttttaaaggtgATATTATCATGGTTCAATCATGCTGATGGTGTATGCTCCGGGAGCTATAACGAAGTGCCAGATATATCTAGACTCCAATACATTGCCTGTAGCATCTTCATGCAAGATTACACATGTGAATTCCTTAATTAATACTTCAATCTGTCCCAGCCTGTTAAGGAACCCTTGTAGTAATATACATATGCTACATAATTCCTCACTTTCTTGGAAAGGCCGTAATCAACTTACAAGTCATCATGTATTGCATCACGTTGCTTCAAAGAGATGGCTGGTAAGCAGTGTTGCAACTGCAAGCTGAACTGATACATTTTTACTCAATTTTTGGGGTTCTGATTCAGTGCTTAATATATTTACTGTCTTATGCATGATAGTGCCGGTTGGATGATTCCATTCCTGCAGATGATGAATACCGTTCATCACGCAACATAGCAATCAGTTTGTTTAAGCGATTCAAGAATGCTGTTGAGCGGGGAGGAGGTGACAACCTAAAAGTATATTTATTGGGTTGCTTGAACTGTTATTTATTAGGTCAGTTTATAATATAGTTCAAATAATACGTTTAGTTACTTGTGCAGGAGTTCATAAGTGCTGGGGTGAATGCTTATGCACTGGGCTGTACTGATGAAGGATTAAGGAAAGAACTTAATGATCTGAGGGAATCTGGTGTTGAAATTGAAGCAATGCAAGGTTATGGTGGAACCACCAGTTTGAAATCCAAGATTATTTCGGAGGAGGTAAGTCACTTCTTCCTTGTTGAACTTGAACTATTTGTCAAGGCACGAGTCTTGAGCTTAATTAATTTCACAGGATATGTTATTGCccaaaaaattattgttgtgAAGTTTTTGACAACTTTATTTACTATCGTTTAAAGCAAAGAGTTTCATCTTTGTAGATTGTGGGTTATAGAAGCATGTcattggtaaatttaatcatgaGATAGTATTCTAGATGCAAAATACACCCTTTGCGGGGGAAAAGGCAACATTTGTTATGATTTTAGGTGGTCACTAAATCTGATGAATGGTTTTGGAATTGGAATctcatttttatatttcacaatGCAGGTTGATGAGTGCATTTTCTGGTTGAGCATTATATTCATCACCATCATGTGTACACCACAGCCTACTATTGTTAGATGGTCGTCTACACCTCCTGTGTCAGATGAAGTGAGGCTTCAGTGGAAAGGCTTTTGTGCTATAATAGCAAATGCATACTTTATGAGGGGAATGGCATGGTGTGTTACTTTTTGGCATATTTCATTTCCTCTTTTAGTTGCACAAATATTATCAAGCATTCTTGTATTGTTGTATTTAGGCAGGGAGCTTCCTAAAATGGATGAAGCACTGGCATCTGTCAATGAAATTTTATAGTACTATTTTTCTCGGATATGATAAAGCTACTTACCAGCCAATGATTTTACATTGTTATTACTCTTGCACTTAAACCAGCATCTTTAATATTTTGTGCGTGCGTGCGTGCATGTAGATTGTATCTTTACTCATAACCTAACTGCCTGAGCTATTAATTAATATACCATCATTACTTCATTCTGTGACAATACTTAATTAATTCctcttggcattttttaatctGCTTTCAAACAATATTGGCTGATGTATAATGTTAAAACCCTTGGTGGAGGCACACCATTTAGTTCATTCTTTCATATGTTCAATGAAGGCTTCCAGTAAAGACTCTTCAACTAGAGCAAATGGCAGTGGTGGGAAGAGCTGAGGAGCCATCTGTTGTTGCTAGCCGAATGCGATTAGTGTTTAGCACACTTGAGGTTAGCTATCTATATCTGATTTTTCTAATAACTGGAAAAGATCAATGATGACATAAGGTCTACTTTCTTTGATGATTTAGCTTAAGAAAAACATTGAGGCATTAAGCTCTGTTCTGATCTATCCTCTGTCAAGTAATTTGTTTACATTAAAAGTTACTTTGTGGATGTGATAATTAGGTTCTCTACTCAAATGTGATAATAAATCAACTGCACAAGTGAAAGAACATTTCTCTTTGGTGTTTTTTAATGGATATATTGAATGTTCTTTTGATAAATTGATCGGTTTGTGCAGGTGGTGAGTCCACAATGGCCTAAAGTGTAGTGCTCCAGTACTGAGAAAACTCCATTTTCCTAAAATCTGATGTTGGGCTTCCAGTTCCATTTGAAGTTGTAAATTAGTCTATAAGAATCATGTGGAAATTTTATTTTCGAATTAGTagttgctgttgttgtttttattattattattttaaaaaaaatatttattgaattGTAGACTTAGTACATACTGCAATACTTACGAATATATCGCTTGATTTTCTTATGATTTATAAATGCAaagctccctctctctctctctcagcctAAGACTTTGGTTCAATTAATAGGCTGTGTCTGTGGGGGGTCTAATCACCATTTCTTTGAGGGTGAACCTCCTGTGATTTTTTTGTAAGATTGTTCTTGAACTATCCAAACTCCCACTTACTCCATGGCTGAAACCACTTATTAGCTTATACGAATTCCATCCTATCTAGAATGTCTTTTGGGTCttagaaattaatttataaaaaaagtgaaCAAGTTTAAGAAAATTAAGTAGTGTATATTTAAgggtttatatatttattatttcactAATGCAGTGTACACATTTGTATGATTACTTGGTTATTCCCAACATGTGCACTGCCTTATCTCACAGATATCTGTAAATATTTAAGAACGGTCCCAAAGACAACTTCGGTAGATGAGAGTTTGAGTCAAGCCTAAGATATTATCTTGAGAAATTATGAGTTTATGAAATCATTAGACCAAGCTTGTTATCATAAACTCTTATTTACAAAAAAGGTTTGCAAATCCAATTTTTAAtcctaattttaaaattcaatatcATATAGGGGTGTACAAAAAACAACTCCCACTAAACAACCACACTTAAAGTGACCAAAACCAACTGTCACATACTGTGACGGGACTATCAACAATTAACCATGACATAGGTAGAAAAACTAACACTTGCACTGCAAGTGTAATTACGTTTTTAGAAAACTTCACCGCCCCTTTTAATTATACCTAATATTATATGTAAGGAACCACACATACCTTTATGCTttggcggtaatccgtccaaggtggcggtagcaacaagtaaaataatgaacataaaactgaaaatacttgttattgaaagtagaATAAACACTTatagtagtagtgaatacaagatctcaacagttacaggttaacagttacaaaatttgaactagtcctagttacaaggtttgtaggattacaaggcttgtagtgaacaaggGTGAACAAAgtaatagtagtagtagaagcaaggtgggttctctctctaagaaggctagttctaagggaagagaaatcaaaactaaaacttGACTTAAAAAGCCCTTTAAacataagggacaaccccccttaaataggcaaaatctCAACAGTAgaataaacacttacagtagtagtgaatacaagatctcaacagttacaggttaacagttacaaagtttgaactagtcctagttacaaggtttgtaggattacaaggcttgtagtgaacaaggGTGAACAAAgtaatagtagtagtagaagcaaggtgggttctctctctaagaaggctagttctaagggaagagaaatcaaaactaaaacttGACTTAAAAAGCCCTTTAAacataagggacaaccccccttaaataggcaaaattcggagtgaacagtgtcatgaacagTAACAGTGAATAGTGATAGATGAATAGTGACAAGTGAATAgtgactgaatagtaaaatagaatttttcttctctttttgacCTAGGATTGTGGGGAATCTTCAAGATTGCATGAATCCACCGTAGAGCTCAGCAATAGACTTATAAGTTTAGGGACAAGTCCTCATTATTGGTGTCCTTTAGTGACAAAAGAGACCAATAGAAAAGATGAATAGTATCAGATGAACAGTAACAGTGAATAGTGATAGAGGAATAGTGACAAGTGAATAgtgactgaatagtaaaatagaatttttcttctctttttgacCTAGGATTGTGGGGAATCTTCAAGATTGCATGAATCCACCGTAGAGCTCAGCAATAGACTTATAAGTTTAGGGACAAGTCCTCATTATTGGTGTCCTTTAGTGACAAAAGAGACCAATAGGAAAGAAACCAATAAAAAGGACTAATAAGCATTCCTTTCAATTGTCTTCACATGAACACTAGTCTTTGGGAACCTTTGAAAGAATCATATTGGTGGGAAACAAGTTTCGAACAGTAGTAAATATTTAAGCATTGGCCATTGTGCAGGCCAGACAAATATAGGAATCAAAATCTTCAGCAAAATCCGGAGTATCTTGAAACAGTTCCAGATTTTCATATCCGTCATGgacaatgaaatattttggctTTTGTGCAAGCCAAACAAATAAAGTAGTATCAGTCTTGTAACAGTAGTGACCCCATCAATTAGTAGAGGGAGCATCGGATGGATAAccatcaaaaggatcaaaaggacCTTGTGGAGAATCACATACATACTCATGGTAAATAACATACTTATTACAGAATCCgcaatataaaattggctcaaacTTTGGAGTTTTACCTGGAATGAGAAGACTTTCTAGATTAGGATGATCTTCTGTTTGTAGGTGAACAAAGGCATCAGCATAGGGTTTGGGACCAAAAACAGCAATTCTATCTATGCTTCCTATGAAATGATAGTTTTTCCATAGATTATGAGCAACTTCacgaatttgattattaaaataatttctctaACAATTTGCAAGATCAAAAGGATCTTTAAAGGATAATTGAGAATTTCCCTCAAACCATGGCCCTTGGTGAGTGtaaccattaatgagaatgagatgcttTGAGGGCGTGTAGGGGATGAGAGGTATaaggttggttagggtatgtgttacgactagggtggcgccaacgacggtaagaagggaacacaacaacggaatatcaagcgttcgggtagacacggacaagcaacaaagaacacaacaacactaccaccggccagaaaagagtggctctgatacca contains:
- the LOC126727070 gene encoding aminomethyltransferase, mitochondrial; the encoded protein is MRGGLWQLGQSMTRRLAQADKKTVARRYFSAEAELKKTVLYDFHVANGGKMVPFAGWGMPIQYKDSIMDSTLNCRQNGSLFDVSHMCGLSLKGKDCIPFLEKLVIADVAGLAPGAGTLTVFTNEKGGAIDDSVITKVKDDHIYLVVNAGCRDKDLAHIEEHMKAFKAKGGDVSWHIHDERSLLALQGPLAAPTLQHLTKEDLSKFYFGEFRMLDINGVHCFLTRTGYTGEDGFEISVPSENALDLAKAILEKSEGKIRLTGLGARDSLRLEAGLCLYGNDMEQHVTPVEAGLTWAIGKRRRAEGGFLGAEVILKQLESGPPVRRVGFFSSGPPPRSHSEIQDDKGKGIGEVTSGGFSPCLKKNIAMGYVKSGSHKAGTKVKIVIRGKAYDGVVTKMPFVPTKYYKPS
- the LOC126727071 gene encoding uncharacterized protein LOC126727071 isoform X1, whose amino-acid sequence is MLMVYAPGAITKCQIYLDSNTLPVASSCKITHVNSLINTSICPSLLRNPCSNIHMLHNSSLSWKGRNQLTSHHVLHHVASKRWLCRLDDSIPADDEYRSSRNIAISLFKRFKNAVERGGGDNLKEFISAGVNAYALGCTDEGLRKELNDLRESGVEIEAMQGYGGTTSLKSKIISEEVDECIFWLSIIFITIMCTPQPTIVRWSSTPPVSDEVRLQWKGFCAIIANAYFMRGMAWLPVKTLQLEQMAVVGRAEEPSVVASRMRLVFSTLEVVSPQWPKV
- the LOC126727071 gene encoding uncharacterized protein LOC126727071 isoform X2; the encoded protein is MLLSGEEEFISAGVNAYALGCTDEGLRKELNDLRESGVEIEAMQGYGGTTSLKSKIISEEVDECIFWLSIIFITIMCTPQPTIVRWSSTPPVSDEVRLQWKGFCAIIANAYFMRGMAWLPVKTLQLEQMAVVGRAEEPSVVASRMRLVFSTLEVVSPQWPKV